From the Chloroflexota bacterium genome, one window contains:
- the dapF gene encoding diaminopimelate epimerase, producing MAQDIEFTKMHGTGNDFVVVDTRANGARAWADLASKLCDRNFGVGSDGLLLIDTDGSQSYQFRMFNPDGSEAEMCGNGIRCFAKYLYDTGEIGEGWLEVDTLAGMLKVNVHPGDNDNFSVSVDMGPPFLAPAEIPVQASTTPVKDMPLSVNGTDLAITAVSMGNPHAITFLDDIESFPLTTIGPEVEHHPAFPKRTNFEIAHVVGRDRIEVKVWERGAGPTLACGTGACATAVAARLHGLTDETVTVGLPGGDLTISWDGEGRVLMRGSAQTVFAGTWLQGD from the coding sequence ATGGCACAGGACATAGAATTCACAAAGATGCACGGAACGGGCAATGATTTTGTCGTGGTAGACACCCGCGCCAACGGTGCAAGGGCGTGGGCAGACCTGGCGTCAAAGCTCTGCGACCGCAATTTCGGCGTGGGCAGCGACGGCTTGCTGCTTATCGATACGGATGGTAGCCAGAGCTACCAATTTCGCATGTTCAATCCCGACGGCAGCGAAGCTGAGATGTGCGGCAACGGTATCCGCTGCTTTGCCAAGTATCTCTACGATACGGGAGAGATTGGCGAGGGTTGGCTGGAGGTCGATACGCTTGCCGGAATGCTCAAGGTCAACGTGCACCCGGGAGATAACGACAATTTCTCCGTTTCGGTTGACATGGGACCGCCCTTTCTCGCCCCGGCGGAGATTCCGGTTCAGGCGAGCACTACCCCGGTAAAGGACATGCCGCTCAGCGTAAATGGCACCGATCTAGCCATAACGGCAGTTTCAATGGGCAACCCTCACGCCATTACGTTTCTCGATGACATCGAGTCCTTCCCGCTAACAACTATCGGCCCGGAAGTAGAGCACCATCCGGCGTTTCCAAAGCGCACGAACTTCGAGATTGCCCACGTGGTTGGGCGCGATCGGATCGAAGTCAAAGTGTGGGAACGCGGAGCGGGGCCCACGCTGGCCTGCGGCACCGGCGCATGCGCTACGGCTGTGGCCGCCCGCTTGCATGGCCTGACGGACGAGACCGTCACCGTGGGTCTACCCGGTGGCGATTTGACCATTTCGTGGGACGGCGAGGGTCGCGTGCTCATGCGGGGATCGGCGCAGACGGTATTCGCCG
- the miaA gene encoding tRNA (adenosine(37)-N6)-dimethylallyltransferase MiaA, which produces MTTCHSSDALVTIVGATAVGKSAVAMALAAEFDAEIVSADSRQVYCGLDIGTAKPTLAERKQVPHHVVDVAPADSASYSVSVWREQAEAAIQQLVARRKRPWLVGGTGLYVQSIVDGLVLPAVPPEPELRAELEQTMRDEGIDALFAQLLRLDPAAAAQIDRHNPRRLIRALEVSIVTGEPFSAQRKRRPPSFPILQIGLRTDRDSLYQRIDERVDRMIADGFIAEVEGLLAAGIATDLPSMQSAGYRQLAAYLQGSCTLTEAIQQTKYATHQLAKRQETWFRKQKGIQWTEIGTDTVVSVGEEIRGFYRECERRSRYRASKGAMSCGG; this is translated from the coding sequence GTGACAACATGCCATTCGTCCGACGCCCTCGTAACTATCGTCGGAGCTACCGCCGTGGGCAAGAGTGCGGTGGCTATGGCCCTCGCTGCAGAGTTTGATGCGGAGATTGTCAGCGCCGATTCCCGCCAGGTCTATTGCGGTTTGGACATCGGTACGGCAAAACCGACGCTGGCGGAACGAAAACAGGTACCTCACCACGTTGTGGACGTGGCGCCAGCGGATAGTGCTTCCTACTCTGTTTCGGTTTGGCGCGAGCAAGCAGAGGCCGCGATTCAGCAGCTCGTTGCCCGCCGCAAGCGCCCGTGGCTCGTGGGCGGTACCGGACTGTACGTCCAGTCCATCGTAGACGGCCTGGTACTTCCTGCTGTGCCGCCTGAACCTGAGTTGCGGGCGGAGCTTGAACAGACAATGCGGGACGAGGGCATCGACGCTCTGTTTGCACAATTGCTGCGCCTAGATCCCGCGGCTGCGGCGCAAATAGATCGACATAATCCACGGCGGCTCATTCGTGCCTTAGAGGTCAGTATAGTTACCGGCGAGCCGTTCTCTGCGCAGCGCAAACGCCGTCCGCCCTCATTCCCCATTCTGCAGATTGGACTGCGCACCGACCGCGACAGCTTGTATCAGCGCATAGACGAACGCGTTGACCGCATGATTGCGGATGGCTTCATTGCAGAGGTCGAAGGTTTGCTCGCCGCAGGCATTGCGACCGACCTTCCAAGCATGCAGAGCGCCGGGTATCGCCAGCTCGCCGCCTACTTGCAGGGATCATGCACATTGACGGAGGCAATCCAGCAGACCAAGTATGCCACGCACCAGCTCGCCAAACGTCAGGAGACTTGGTTCCGCAAGCAAAAGGGCATACAATGGACAGAGATTGGTACCGATACTGTAGTATCTGTGGGGGAAGAGATTAGAGGATTCTACAGGGAATGCGAGCGGCGGTCCAGGTACCGGGCGAGTAAAGGAGCAATGAGCTGTGGCGGTTAA
- a CDS encoding ATP-binding domain-containing protein: MAFSEAVKAFVNAETVSDALMQLSVNFEGLQYDVGKAEDDIFYTDPPFYQLAEYASHYGEDYDTFIDDIERAKDTLVYIPPFDDDSQDQKTDLWKHPLHLMTALRAKGKEFDTVVLLDVIDGIWPSKNATTPLQTEAERRIFYVAFTRARERVLLLVPKRIGRREANSIESPFIRELGL; this comes from the coding sequence GTGGCATTTTCAGAGGCCGTGAAAGCATTCGTGAATGCCGAGACTGTCTCAGATGCACTGATGCAACTGAGTGTCAATTTCGAAGGCCTGCAGTATGATGTTGGAAAAGCTGAAGACGACATCTTCTATACAGACCCGCCATTCTATCAGTTAGCTGAATACGCGTCTCATTACGGGGAAGACTACGACACATTCATAGACGATATTGAACGTGCCAAGGATACTCTAGTTTACATACCGCCATTTGACGACGACAGTCAAGATCAAAAGACCGATCTTTGGAAACACCCTTTGCATCTGATGACTGCATTGCGCGCAAAGGGCAAGGAGTTTGACACGGTAGTATTACTAGACGTAATTGACGGGATATGGCCAAGCAAGAATGCAACTACGCCACTACAGACGGAAGCTGAGCGCAGGATCTTCTATGTGGCATTCACGCGGGCGCGGGAAAGAGTTCTCCTTTTGGTACCCAAGCGTATTGGCAGGAGAGAAGCCAATTCAATTGAATCGCCTTTCATCCGCGAACTTGGCCTATAG
- a CDS encoding ATP-dependent helicase, whose protein sequence is MEELDPSQRAFCEAPIGDVRLLAPAGCGKTLCLLYRCIHLARQGRPRRSRFLIVTFTVAAKQELLTRLHDDSQFAEIREAIEITTLNSWGFRRIKNATISPKLITSKADYHFAMLNQLQPIWQKHESLKRSIQSANRWKKSNAPQKLLKVMDAFKSLGFDHIRHSNFKQFERHVEELHKQGLSWKLKEQLEALASLDVLDVSVDESGQEVLRNGNSTTFEQFFKFWLEGVSHLMSNATFTLEDQKYFAFIDARENIEQGQLLSGAASYDHVFVDEFQDINPLDLALIKAIVERNRATLTIAGDDDQAIFEWRGASPEYILEPEDYFKSRFETFTLSVNYRSPHNIVEKSQQLIANNMRRVPKQISASSSKDAQIDIKRTDGPIASLQYVSNMIEESITQSKSPSRIAIIGRKRAQIIPYQVHFASKEIAFCAAEDLQVFLGNAFDKLLDLLLIKTRSRVRQRKSQVVNDLIELCDLVKRYPLNKKDKQSLRKFLQQCNLRDVFSASDTLANY, encoded by the coding sequence ATGGAAGAACTAGACCCGTCGCAAAGAGCATTCTGTGAAGCGCCGATTGGTGATGTAAGGTTGCTGGCCCCCGCAGGATGTGGGAAAACACTGTGCTTGCTCTATCGATGCATCCATCTTGCCCGGCAGGGAAGACCTCGCCGGTCACGGTTCCTAATCGTGACGTTTACGGTTGCCGCCAAGCAAGAGTTGCTTACCCGGCTCCACGATGACAGTCAATTCGCGGAAATTCGAGAAGCAATTGAAATCACTACTCTGAATTCATGGGGGTTCCGCCGGATAAAAAATGCAACCATTAGCCCTAAGCTCATCACGTCAAAGGCTGACTATCACTTTGCAATGTTGAACCAGCTTCAACCGATTTGGCAAAAGCACGAGAGCCTAAAGAGATCAATTCAAAGTGCCAACAGGTGGAAAAAGAGCAACGCTCCGCAAAAGTTGCTAAAAGTCATGGATGCGTTCAAGTCCTTGGGATTTGATCACATTCGGCATTCCAATTTCAAGCAGTTTGAAAGGCATGTTGAAGAGCTTCACAAACAAGGGTTGTCTTGGAAGCTGAAGGAACAGCTTGAGGCTTTGGCAAGTCTTGATGTGCTTGACGTTTCAGTGGACGAGAGTGGTCAAGAGGTGCTTCGCAATGGAAACAGCACAACTTTCGAACAGTTTTTTAAGTTTTGGCTAGAGGGTGTGTCACATTTAATGAGTAATGCCACGTTCACCTTGGAAGACCAGAAGTATTTTGCTTTCATTGATGCACGCGAGAATATCGAACAGGGGCAACTGCTTTCTGGTGCGGCAAGCTACGATCATGTATTTGTTGATGAGTTTCAGGATATCAACCCACTCGATCTTGCATTAATCAAGGCAATTGTCGAACGCAATCGCGCTACATTGACAATCGCGGGTGACGATGACCAGGCCATTTTTGAGTGGAGAGGGGCTTCGCCCGAGTACATCCTAGAGCCTGAAGACTACTTTAAATCGCGATTTGAAACTTTCACGCTTAGCGTAAATTACCGTTCACCTCACAACATTGTTGAGAAGTCGCAGCAGTTGATTGCCAACAACATGCGCAGAGTCCCAAAGCAAATAAGTGCGTCATCCTCCAAAGATGCACAGATTGATATCAAGAGAACTGATGGGCCTATAGCGTCACTTCAATATGTTTCAAATATGATAGAGGAATCGATTACTCAAAGTAAGAGCCCAAGCCGCATCGCAATAATTGGTCGCAAGAGAGCTCAAATCATTCCGTATCAAGTCCACTTTGCGTCCAAGGAGATTGCCTTTTGCGCTGCTGAAGACTTGCAAGTATTCTTGGGCAACGCATTCGACAAACTCCTCGACCTTCTATTGATTAAGACTCGTTCTAGAGTACGTCAACGGAAATCGCAAGTCGTAAACGACTTAATTGAGTTGTGCGATTTGGTAAAGCGCTACCCTCTAAACAAGAAAGATAAGCAGTCTTTAAGGAAGTTTCTCCAGCAATGCAATCTAAGGGATGTCTTTTCGGCGTCCGATACACTAGCCAACTACTGA
- a CDS encoding SDR family NAD(P)-dependent oxidoreductase — MQKQRAVKGVWGRVGKLNDMVAIVGGASSGMGAATARLFAQEGAAVVVAARSTEKLAALVDEITQNGGTALAVPTDANDRAAVAAMAKRAREQFGKIDVLVNSVGTNIKNRAFTEMGPADWDMMIAHNLTVAYNLVDAVLPTMREQGAGTIIHYSSDAVQKPNVVAGIAYQATKHGVRGLAHGTMMEERDRGIRVSVVFPGPCETPLMEKRPEPPPPEAFAKMLQPEDVAEAALFIAALPPRAFVPELVLAASLM, encoded by the coding sequence ATGCAGAAGCAACGTGCCGTGAAGGGAGTTTGGGGACGCGTGGGAAAACTGAATGACATGGTAGCCATAGTAGGCGGCGCCAGTTCCGGCATGGGCGCGGCGACGGCGCGACTCTTTGCTCAGGAAGGCGCAGCCGTGGTCGTGGCGGCGCGCAGCACTGAAAAGCTCGCCGCGCTGGTGGACGAAATTACACAGAACGGCGGCACCGCATTGGCAGTGCCGACTGATGCAAATGACCGCGCCGCTGTTGCTGCCATGGCCAAGCGGGCTCGCGAGCAGTTTGGCAAAATTGACGTGCTGGTCAACAGCGTGGGCACTAATATCAAGAACCGCGCCTTTACTGAGATGGGGCCCGCGGATTGGGATATGATGATCGCGCACAATCTTACGGTTGCCTACAACCTCGTAGATGCGGTCTTGCCGACTATGCGTGAGCAAGGCGCCGGCACGATCATCCACTACTCTTCAGATGCCGTGCAAAAGCCCAACGTGGTTGCCGGTATTGCCTACCAAGCGACGAAACATGGCGTACGCGGACTGGCGCACGGCACCATGATGGAGGAACGTGACCGCGGCATTCGTGTTTCGGTGGTTTTTCCCGGCCCCTGTGAAACACCGCTGATGGAAAAACGGCCGGAGCCGCCGCCGCCGGAAGCATTCGCCAAGATGCTACAACCGGAAGACGTGGCGGAGGCGGCGCTCTTTATTGCTGCTCTCCCTCCCCGCGCGTTTGTGCCGGAGCTGGTGCTGGCTGCCAGTCTGATGTGA
- a CDS encoding sugar phosphate isomerase/epimerase, with amino-acid sequence MKVHLGCFSRPWTKYALEVSMEGTAQAGFKNFGFMTAGDGPPLPPNASADQVANLARLLEKYNLKNLENYTSIPWGDESVARSALHSYVDNSHTLGATYMHNSGTNDEALYDQFLQLMEEAAEYAKSKGIVVMMKPHGGVTATARGLVALMKRISSDNLKVFYDPGNVLFYTGERPEDDFEELAPYVAGMSIKDETGGVNGSVDVTPGDGDVDFKALFTILRDHDFDGPCMIEQLGEGTIEEVHHEATRAREYLHGLLDELGADVD; translated from the coding sequence ATGAAAGTACACCTGGGGTGTTTCAGTCGGCCTTGGACCAAGTATGCGTTGGAGGTCTCGATGGAAGGCACAGCGCAGGCGGGGTTCAAGAATTTCGGATTCATGACAGCGGGGGATGGCCCGCCGTTGCCGCCCAACGCGTCCGCAGACCAGGTAGCAAATCTCGCCAGGTTGCTTGAAAAGTACAACCTAAAGAACCTGGAGAACTATACGAGCATTCCGTGGGGCGATGAATCCGTTGCCCGTTCGGCGCTACACAGCTATGTGGACAATAGCCACACGCTGGGCGCGACCTACATGCACAATAGCGGCACCAATGACGAGGCGCTTTACGATCAGTTCCTGCAACTCATGGAAGAAGCCGCGGAGTATGCCAAGAGCAAAGGCATCGTGGTGATGATGAAGCCCCACGGCGGTGTGACGGCCACCGCGCGGGGGTTGGTGGCGCTCATGAAGCGCATTAGTTCCGATAATTTGAAGGTCTTCTACGATCCAGGCAACGTGCTCTTCTACACCGGCGAGCGGCCGGAAGACGATTTTGAGGAACTCGCGCCGTACGTGGCAGGGATGTCAATCAAAGATGAGACCGGCGGCGTCAATGGCTCGGTGGATGTGACCCCCGGCGACGGCGACGTTGACTTTAAGGCGCTCTTTACGATCCTGCGCGACCACGACTTTGACGGTCCCTGCATGATTGAGCAACTCGGCGAGGGAACCATTGAGGAGGTCCACCACGAGGCCACGCGCGCCCGCGAATACTTGCACGGGCTGCTGGATGAACTTGGGGCCGACGTAGACTAG
- a CDS encoding pseudouridine synthase — protein sequence MRSCFGSGTPPGLCILVHMEERLQKFLARCGVASRRRAEVLIVQGRITVNGKAVSVLGTKVDPVRDRVSLDGKTVVPPAALTYLALHKPAGFLTTREDPHGRRTVYDLLPQDCAHLVPVGRLDYQSEGLLFFTDDGAWANHVAHPRYGGEKEYAVLVNGRLISQQQEALRAPMVLDGYQLNAIKMQLMHREDEGTWMTITLTEGRKRQIRQMLAAIGKHALRLIRVRIGPVRLGKLAAGEFRSLSQSEVEHWHDPPQSPHPQRKAAAPALLRQNTPATNTTGADRADSSFASAAVGIRHIDHV from the coding sequence GTGCGGTCGTGTTTTGGCTCCGGCACTCCGCCGGGACTCTGTATACTGGTGCACATGGAAGAACGTCTGCAAAAATTCCTTGCTCGCTGCGGCGTGGCGTCCCGCCGGCGCGCTGAAGTCTTGATTGTCCAAGGCCGGATTACCGTAAACGGGAAGGCGGTGTCGGTGCTGGGTACGAAAGTGGACCCCGTTCGCGACAGAGTATCGCTGGATGGCAAGACGGTCGTGCCGCCAGCCGCGCTTACCTACCTGGCCTTGCACAAACCAGCCGGATTCCTGACAACCCGCGAAGACCCGCACGGTCGTCGTACCGTTTACGACCTGCTGCCTCAAGATTGCGCCCATCTGGTTCCGGTGGGTCGCCTCGATTACCAGAGCGAAGGACTGCTCTTCTTCACCGATGACGGCGCATGGGCCAATCACGTCGCGCATCCCCGCTACGGCGGCGAGAAAGAGTACGCGGTCCTGGTAAACGGTCGCTTGATTTCCCAACAGCAGGAAGCGCTGCGCGCGCCTATGGTCCTGGACGGATATCAACTCAATGCCATCAAGATGCAGTTGATGCATCGCGAGGATGAAGGCACGTGGATGACGATCACCCTCACAGAGGGGCGCAAGCGGCAAATCCGGCAGATGCTCGCGGCAATTGGCAAACACGCCCTGCGCCTGATCCGAGTCCGCATTGGCCCGGTCCGCCTCGGCAAATTAGCGGCGGGAGAATTCCGCTCGTTGTCGCAGAGTGAAGTCGAGCATTGGCATGACCCGCCGCAAAGCCCTCACCCGCAACGGAAAGCGGCCGCGCCTGCATTGCTTCGGCAAAATACGCCAGCCACAAACACAACCGGAGCCGACAGGGCAGACTCATCCTTCGCCAGCGCCGCGGTCGGGATACGCCACATTGATCACGTCTGA
- the cmk gene encoding (d)CMP kinase: MITSEIPLTITIDGTAGSGKSALGSLLAARLNYLFVDTGAFYRALTLAALRAQIPLEKGPALAALAHTLDIRIAPPTVADGRQFTLLLGTADVTWELRGEAVDAGVSPVAAQPEARAALLPMQQRLARKKGVVMVGRDIGTVVCPEAEVKVYLVADLATRAQRRQQELATRGASITDDDVARNLAARDRIDSSRDAAPLAQPPDAIVLDTGKLSLEEELAAVLVRIKAVRDALAAE; encoded by the coding sequence TTGATCACGTCTGAAATACCTCTTACGATCACCATTGACGGCACCGCGGGATCGGGCAAGAGCGCACTCGGGAGCCTCCTTGCCGCGCGATTAAACTACCTCTTCGTTGACACCGGCGCTTTCTACCGAGCCCTGACTCTCGCCGCTTTGCGCGCGCAAATACCTTTAGAGAAAGGTCCCGCGCTGGCGGCGTTGGCTCACACGCTGGATATCCGCATTGCGCCTCCCACCGTTGCCGACGGCCGTCAGTTCACGCTCTTGCTGGGCACGGCAGACGTCACCTGGGAGCTTCGCGGCGAGGCGGTTGATGCCGGTGTGTCACCGGTTGCGGCACAACCTGAAGCGCGCGCAGCCCTGCTGCCCATGCAGCAGCGCCTGGCCCGCAAGAAAGGCGTGGTAATGGTGGGACGTGATATCGGCACCGTGGTCTGCCCGGAAGCCGAGGTAAAAGTTTATCTCGTCGCTGACCTCGCGACTCGTGCGCAGCGCCGCCAGCAAGAACTCGCGACACGAGGCGCGTCAATCACTGACGACGACGTAGCCCGGAATCTCGCCGCCCGCGACCGCATTGACAGCAGCCGGGACGCGGCACCGCTTGCACAGCCTCCCGACGCTATCGTGCTTGATACCGGCAAACTTTCACTGGAGGAAGAACTCGCGGCAGTGCTCGTCAGAATCAAAGCAGTGCGTGATGCTTTGGCAGCAGAATAG
- a CDS encoding bifunctional UDP-sugar hydrolase/5'-nucleotidase has protein sequence MTSCPAKRSPLHLPAILLALLFTLSACATAVPLTTPSPSPESTATPIPAATPSPQAFRLTILHNNDGESQLIHAGRDREDFGGVARFAALVAKLRQEAHASGSSVLVVSAGDNFRAGPEFSASLERESAPFYDIIALDHIGYDAMVLGNHEFDFGPDVLADAISGSTSTVPFISANLDFSGEPRLAVLAAAGRLARSAVLEFDGERVGIIGATTPGLRYLSSPRNVQIAKDVAAVVQQEIDAMEAAGINKIIVVSHLQGIAGDVALGAALRGVDILIAGGGDELLANESDLLLPGDEEKVFGTYPLLASDADGNDVPVVGAPGRYTYVGRLIVEFDVNGTITAIDASSGPVRVAGGDHPDAVEPHPPLQELVVNPVADFISGLAATTVGTTEVSLDGQRHAIRTRETNQGNLIADALLWQANELADRYRVQGADVALQNGGGIRNDNVLPAGTLYELDIYNMAPFPNFLAIVPNVSVEQFKEILENAVSRVEHIDGRFPQIAGFTMTWDPNGTSQVLDDDGRVVTPGTRIRSVQLGDGTWLVRDGDVVADAGPVHVATLNFLARGGDEYPFRDAPFVSLGVTYQQAIANYIAQGLGGVVTAERYPEGGEGRNVATDPPARQ, from the coding sequence ATGACATCCTGTCCGGCTAAGCGCTCGCCGCTCCATTTACCTGCAATTCTGCTCGCGCTGTTGTTCACACTATCCGCGTGCGCGACTGCTGTACCGTTAACCACTCCAAGCCCAAGTCCCGAGTCGACCGCCACGCCCATTCCTGCGGCTACGCCCTCGCCGCAAGCGTTTCGACTCACGATCTTGCATAACAATGACGGTGAATCCCAGCTCATACATGCCGGGAGGGACCGGGAGGATTTTGGCGGCGTGGCTCGCTTTGCCGCACTGGTGGCCAAGCTCAGACAGGAAGCCCATGCCAGCGGCAGCAGTGTGCTGGTAGTCTCAGCCGGTGACAACTTTCGCGCAGGACCGGAGTTTAGCGCGAGTCTGGAGCGTGAGTCCGCGCCATTTTACGATATTATCGCCCTCGATCACATCGGCTACGATGCGATGGTGCTGGGCAACCATGAGTTTGATTTTGGGCCGGACGTCTTAGCGGATGCAATCAGCGGCTCTACGTCAACTGTTCCCTTTATCAGCGCCAATCTTGATTTTAGTGGGGAGCCGCGGCTGGCCGTGCTTGCGGCAGCAGGCCGTCTGGCCCGCAGCGCAGTACTGGAATTCGATGGTGAGCGTGTCGGCATCATCGGCGCCACAACGCCGGGTCTCCGTTATCTCTCCAGTCCGCGCAACGTGCAGATCGCGAAGGATGTTGCGGCGGTGGTCCAGCAGGAGATCGATGCAATGGAAGCTGCGGGCATAAACAAGATCATCGTCGTGAGTCACCTGCAGGGGATCGCGGGAGACGTGGCGCTTGGCGCCGCGCTGCGTGGGGTTGACATATTGATTGCCGGCGGCGGCGACGAGTTGCTGGCAAACGAGAGCGATCTGCTGTTGCCCGGTGACGAGGAAAAAGTATTCGGCACATATCCGCTCTTGGCCTCGGATGCCGATGGCAATGACGTACCGGTGGTGGGTGCGCCGGGCCGGTACACGTACGTGGGCCGCTTGATCGTGGAATTTGACGTGAACGGAACTATCACGGCGATTGACGCCTCTAGTGGGCCGGTGCGCGTGGCCGGGGGCGACCATCCGGACGCCGTGGAACCTCATCCGCCGTTGCAGGAACTCGTTGTCAATCCGGTAGCGGACTTCATCAGCGGCCTGGCGGCTACCACTGTCGGTACCACTGAAGTGTCACTGGACGGACAAAGGCATGCAATACGGACACGGGAGACGAATCAGGGCAATCTCATTGCTGACGCGCTGCTATGGCAGGCGAATGAACTAGCGGACCGCTACAGAGTCCAAGGTGCAGACGTGGCGCTCCAAAACGGCGGCGGCATTCGCAACGACAACGTGCTCCCGGCAGGCACATTGTACGAACTTGACATCTATAACATGGCCCCGTTCCCGAACTTCCTTGCCATCGTGCCGAATGTGTCGGTGGAACAATTCAAAGAGATTCTCGAGAACGCCGTTTCGCGGGTCGAGCACATTGACGGTCGGTTCCCGCAGATAGCCGGTTTCACCATGACCTGGGATCCGAACGGTACCTCACAGGTGCTCGATGACGACGGCCGGGTGGTCACGCCGGGCACGCGAATTCGCAGCGTGCAGCTTGGCGACGGTACCTGGCTGGTGCGGGATGGTGACGTCGTGGCAGATGCGGGCCCCGTGCACGTTGCGACACTTAATTTCCTCGCACGCGGCGGCGATGAGTACCCCTTCCGCGACGCGCCGTTCGTTTCGCTTGGTGTCACATACCAGCAGGCAATCGCCAACTACATTGCCCAAGGGCTCGGCGGCGTGGTCACGGCTGAGCGCTATCCTGAGGGTGGCGAGGGCCGCAACGTCGCCACAGATCCTCCGGCGCGGCAGTAA